One genomic region from Effusibacillus pohliae DSM 22757 encodes:
- a CDS encoding polysaccharide deacetylase family protein, whose product MRVLTWILCGVLLLVTGGASNAYVSGHSQSVLPPARSEGPLHATDAALTAGIALPAAHAKQETVEKAVATKIPVLMYHSISDNPQNRLCLAPTRFAEQMEYLKQAGYHSISFKDLEDWKAGKPLPVKPVLITLDDGYRDNYTNAYPVLKRLHLKATVFLVTGFLNQKQFLTEEMVKEMAADGLIEFGSHTRSHADLTTLPEDRLRSEIFQSKAELETLLGTPVTAFCYPAGRLNEKTVNYVEKAGYHFAVTTRPGYAELSQGVLLLHRVRINGDLPLDQFKQMLP is encoded by the coding sequence ATGCGTGTTTTGACATGGATTTTGTGCGGAGTTCTGCTGCTGGTCACCGGGGGTGCGTCGAATGCTTATGTATCCGGCCATTCGCAATCGGTTCTTCCTCCTGCCCGCTCAGAAGGTCCTTTGCATGCAACAGACGCAGCCCTGACTGCCGGCATTGCTTTGCCGGCCGCTCACGCGAAGCAGGAGACGGTGGAGAAAGCAGTCGCAACCAAAATCCCGGTCCTCATGTATCACTCGATCTCGGACAATCCGCAGAACCGTTTGTGCCTGGCACCGACCCGCTTCGCCGAGCAAATGGAATACCTCAAACAGGCGGGATACCACTCGATCTCCTTTAAAGATCTGGAGGATTGGAAAGCGGGCAAACCGCTGCCCGTCAAACCTGTGTTGATCACGCTGGATGACGGGTACCGGGACAACTACACGAATGCCTATCCCGTGCTCAAGCGGCTTCACCTGAAAGCTACGGTTTTTCTGGTGACCGGATTTTTGAACCAGAAACAGTTTCTAACGGAAGAAATGGTCAAAGAGATGGCGGCCGACGGACTGATCGAGTTCGGCTCGCACACCCGGTCGCACGCAGATCTGACCACACTGCCGGAGGATCGGCTGCGCAGCGAAATTTTCCAGTCGAAAGCGGAACTGGAAACGCTGCTCGGTACACCTGTCACCGCGTTCTGTTACCCGGCCGGCCGACTGAACGAAAAAACGGTCAATTACGTGGAAAAAGCGGGCTACCACTTTGCCGTCACCACCCGCCCCGGGTATGCGGAACTGTCGCAGGGCGTGTTGCTGTTACACCGCGTGCGGATAAACGGCGACCTGCCGCTGGATCAGTTCAAGCAGATGCTGCCATAA
- the csaB gene encoding polysaccharide pyruvyl transferase CsaB: MPRILISGYYGFDNLGDDTVLFGILSSIRKLRPDVELAVLSNQPKRTRELFGIPAFNRWSVPVIARELHRSNLLVMGGGSLLQDVSSPRSVVYYLGIAALAKTLGKPVVFYAQGIGPINKKFSKQLIRRIVNKVDLITVRDDKSYDDLKKLGVHKPPIHVTADPALAIDTSLFPKENGIAILKQFNVLPESRPLVGIAIRNWHTSHPYLEVLARTCDELHRRGWQVVFIPMQYPGDVHVSQQVISQMQEPAVLLDRQFSFRDISSIIASMDLIVGMRLHSLILAALFEVPFVSLSYDPKIERFVHRLGLPPGERVTSVTFESLNQQIQRVEQNREQIIGQIREPMRLLRREAEKSGEYAVQFLTR, translated from the coding sequence ATGCCGAGGATTCTCATTTCCGGATATTACGGATTTGACAATTTAGGGGATGATACGGTTTTGTTCGGCATTCTGTCATCCATCCGCAAACTGCGTCCCGATGTGGAACTCGCGGTTCTCTCGAACCAACCGAAACGAACGCGGGAACTGTTCGGAATCCCTGCATTCAATCGTTGGAGTGTACCGGTGATCGCACGGGAACTGCACCGTTCGAACCTGCTCGTGATGGGGGGCGGTTCGCTTCTGCAAGATGTCAGCAGTCCTCGCAGTGTGGTCTATTATCTCGGCATCGCTGCACTGGCGAAAACGTTGGGAAAACCTGTTGTGTTTTACGCACAGGGGATCGGACCGATTAACAAAAAATTCTCGAAACAATTGATCCGCCGTATTGTGAACAAGGTTGATCTGATTACCGTCCGGGATGACAAATCCTACGATGATTTAAAAAAATTGGGTGTGCACAAACCGCCCATTCATGTAACAGCCGATCCGGCTCTGGCAATCGACACCTCTCTTTTTCCCAAGGAAAACGGGATTGCGATTCTCAAACAATTCAATGTGCTGCCGGAGAGCAGGCCGTTAGTCGGAATTGCCATCCGCAACTGGCATACCTCACACCCCTACCTGGAGGTGTTGGCAAGGACTTGCGACGAGTTGCACCGGCGCGGCTGGCAAGTGGTGTTTATTCCCATGCAGTACCCGGGAGACGTTCATGTATCGCAACAGGTGATCTCGCAGATGCAGGAACCTGCGGTGCTTCTCGACCGCCAGTTTTCCTTCCGCGATATTTCTAGCATCATCGCCAGCATGGATCTGATCGTCGGCATGCGCTTGCATTCACTGATCTTGGCAGCCCTGTTCGAAGTGCCTTTTGTATCGTTATCCTATGACCCGAAAATCGAACGGTTTGTTCACCGGCTTGGCTTGCCGCCAGGAGAGCGGGTGACCAGCGTGACGTTTGAAAGTTTAAATCAGCAGATACAAAGGGTCGAACAAAACCGCGAGCAAATCATCGGGCAAATCCGCGAACCGATGAGGCTCCTGCGGCGGGAAGCGGAAAAAAGCGGCGAATATGCGGTTCAGTTTTTAACCCGTTGA
- a CDS encoding WecB/TagA/CpsF family glycosyltransferase, with product MKDTINILGVPFSTLSFADTIQLIQSWMAGSTPRQVVTANPEFVMFVRENREMQAIVRQADLITPDGIGIVYAARLLGNRRIERVTGADMLPLLFEKANQQGWPVYLLGASAESNRLARQTLSRLYPNIPLAGRDGFFSKAEVPGIIADIRSRQPRLLLVGLGSGKQEKFIADHLQELRVPVSIGVGGCIDIYAGTVKRAPLLWRKLHLEWLYRLLKQPSRWRRQLALPRFAWTVVRERFGK from the coding sequence ATGAAAGATACGATCAACATCCTCGGGGTGCCGTTCAGCACCCTTTCCTTTGCTGACACGATCCAGTTGATTCAATCCTGGATGGCAGGTTCCACGCCGCGTCAGGTGGTGACCGCCAACCCGGAATTTGTCATGTTTGTGCGGGAAAACCGGGAAATGCAGGCCATCGTGCGGCAGGCCGATTTGATCACTCCGGACGGAATCGGCATCGTCTATGCGGCCAGGCTGCTGGGAAACAGGCGGATCGAGCGGGTGACCGGGGCGGACATGCTGCCTTTGCTGTTTGAGAAGGCAAATCAACAGGGATGGCCGGTCTATCTGTTGGGGGCGAGCGCCGAATCGAACCGGTTGGCGAGGCAGACGCTCTCCCGCTTGTATCCGAACATTCCGCTTGCCGGCAGGGATGGATTTTTTTCAAAAGCGGAAGTGCCGGGCATCATTGCCGACATTCGCAGCCGCCAGCCGCGGCTGTTGCTGGTGGGCCTTGGGTCGGGCAAGCAGGAGAAATTTATTGCCGATCACTTGCAGGAATTGCGGGTGCCGGTGTCAATTGGAGTCGGCGGCTGCATCGACATTTATGCCGGGACGGTCAAACGGGCTCCCCTTTTGTGGCGAAAACTGCATTTGGAATGGCTTTACCGCTTGCTGAAACAACCCAGCCGCTGGCGCCGGCAATTGGCGCTGCCGCGGTTTGCTTGGACGGTTGTGCGGGAACGTTTCGGAAAATAG
- a CDS encoding alpha/beta-type small acid-soluble spore protein gives MALGSGRKGDQLVPAAHKALDDMKYEIAAEMGLPVHQGSEDYWGHIATRDAGAVGGKMVQRLVAFSQQQLARTVK, from the coding sequence GTGGCATTAGGATCAGGCAGAAAAGGCGATCAACTGGTTCCTGCAGCCCATAAGGCGCTGGATGACATGAAGTACGAAATCGCCGCCGAGATGGGGCTGCCCGTGCATCAAGGCAGCGAAGACTACTGGGGGCATATCGCGACCCGCGATGCAGGGGCTGTCGGCGGAAAAATGGTGCAGCGGCTGGTCGCTTTTTCCCAGCAGCAGCTGGCTAGAACGGTCAAATAA
- the metK gene encoding methionine adenosyltransferase, which translates to MTKRRYLFTSESVTEGHPDKICDQISDSVLDAILAKDPNARVACETSVTTGLVLVAGEITTNTYVDIPKVVRDTIREIGYTRAKYGFDADTCAVITSIDEQSPDIAMGVNRALEAREGQMTEEEIEAIGAGDQGLMFGFAVNETEELMPLPISLAHKLARRLSEVRKNGTLDYLRPDGKTQVTVEYEGDKPVRIDTIVISTQHAEDASREQIEKDLHEHVIKPVVPAHLLSGDTKYFINPTGRFVIGGPQGDAGLTGRKIIVDTYGGYARHGGGAFSGKDPTKVDRSAAYAARYVAKNIVAAGLADKCEVQLAYAIGVARPVSIMVDTFGTGKVAEDLIVRLVQEHFDLRPAGIIRELDLRRPIYRQTAAYGHFGRSDLDLPWERTDKADILRAKAGL; encoded by the coding sequence GTGACGAAACGTCGTTACTTGTTTACATCGGAGTCCGTGACAGAAGGACATCCCGATAAAATATGCGACCAGATTTCCGATTCGGTATTGGATGCGATCCTTGCGAAAGACCCGAATGCCCGCGTTGCCTGCGAGACTTCGGTAACGACCGGTCTTGTCCTGGTAGCCGGTGAAATCACGACCAATACATACGTTGACATCCCGAAAGTGGTTCGCGATACGATTCGCGAAATCGGATACACCCGGGCAAAATACGGTTTTGACGCCGATACGTGCGCGGTGATCACGTCGATTGACGAGCAGTCGCCCGATATCGCGATGGGCGTCAACCGGGCGCTGGAAGCGCGGGAAGGCCAGATGACCGAGGAAGAAATCGAAGCGATCGGCGCCGGTGACCAAGGCTTGATGTTCGGCTTTGCGGTGAATGAAACGGAAGAATTGATGCCGCTGCCGATTTCGCTCGCACACAAGCTGGCCCGCCGGCTGAGTGAAGTCCGAAAAAACGGAACGCTCGATTACCTTCGCCCCGACGGAAAAACCCAGGTGACGGTCGAGTATGAAGGGGACAAGCCGGTCCGCATCGATACGATCGTCATCTCGACGCAGCACGCGGAAGACGCATCGCGTGAGCAAATCGAGAAAGATTTGCATGAACATGTCATCAAACCGGTTGTCCCGGCTCATTTGCTGAGTGGCGATACAAAATATTTCATCAACCCGACCGGTCGCTTTGTGATCGGCGGACCGCAAGGGGATGCCGGCCTCACCGGCCGCAAAATCATCGTCGACACCTACGGCGGATACGCACGCCACGGCGGCGGTGCATTCTCGGGTAAGGACCCGACAAAAGTGGACCGCTCCGCAGCGTACGCCGCCCGTTACGTTGCCAAAAACATCGTGGCGGCCGGCCTGGCGGACAAGTGCGAGGTTCAGTTGGCCTACGCGATCGGCGTTGCCCGCCCCGTTTCGATCATGGTCGATACGTTCGGCACTGGCAAGGTGGCGGAAGACCTGATCGTCCGGCTCGTGCAGGAGCACTTCGATCTGCGGCCGGCGGGTATTATCAGGGAACTGGATCTGCGGCGTCCGATCTATCGGCAAACGGCGGCGTACGGACATTTCGGTCGGAGCGATCTCGATTTGCCCTGGGAAAGAACGGACAAAGCGGACATCCTCCGCGCGAAAGCCGGTCTGTAG
- a CDS encoding sensor histidine kinase, with amino-acid sequence MSVALDTRILDHAISSTLRAIEQSKHQIYEIAEASRKEYQALERDVAAVQMQVYETVQEVDRLESALRKAKQRLVLVSKSFAKYSDRQIKEVYDEAQRLQTELLVVRERETQLRVRRDDLSQRLKNLGELVKKAEGLITQLSVAFNYLSGEQQEIGAMLQTMEEKQYLGIRVIQAQEEERRRVAREIHDGPAQMMANVVLRSEIAEKMIDRDIDRVRSELAELKGMVRDCLAEVRQIIFDLRPMELDDLGLAPTLRRYLAKFQEKHGIQTDFVLIGEERRLPAPLEVAIFRSVQEALNNIWKHAEASVATVKLETDQPHVIVHILDNGKGFDMNQTRGKREQGHYGLLGIQERIQLLGGQVEFRSKVGEGTKVIITLPISNQGGK; translated from the coding sequence GTGTCTGTCGCTCTTGACACCCGGATCCTCGATCATGCGATTTCGTCGACTTTGCGGGCGATCGAGCAAAGCAAGCACCAGATCTATGAAATCGCGGAAGCGTCGCGCAAGGAATACCAGGCATTGGAGCGGGACGTGGCGGCGGTGCAGATGCAGGTGTACGAAACGGTGCAGGAAGTCGATCGTCTCGAGTCGGCGTTGCGTAAAGCGAAGCAGCGTTTGGTGCTGGTCAGCAAGAGCTTTGCGAAATATTCCGACCGCCAGATCAAGGAAGTGTATGACGAAGCGCAGCGGCTGCAAACCGAACTCCTGGTCGTGCGGGAACGGGAAACGCAACTGCGTGTCAGGCGGGACGATCTGTCCCAGCGTTTGAAAAATTTGGGGGAGTTGGTCAAAAAGGCCGAAGGTCTGATCACCCAGTTGAGCGTTGCGTTCAACTATCTGTCGGGAGAGCAGCAGGAAATCGGGGCCATGCTGCAAACGATGGAGGAAAAACAGTACCTTGGCATCCGCGTCATCCAGGCGCAGGAAGAAGAACGCCGGCGCGTGGCACGGGAGATTCACGACGGCCCGGCCCAGATGATGGCGAACGTCGTGTTGCGATCGGAAATCGCTGAAAAGATGATCGATCGAGACATCGACCGGGTTCGCAGCGAGCTGGCCGAACTGAAGGGGATGGTGCGCGACTGCCTCGCGGAGGTTCGTCAGATTATTTTTGATCTTCGCCCAATGGAGCTGGACGATTTGGGACTGGCTCCCACCTTGCGTCGCTATCTTGCAAAATTCCAGGAAAAACACGGCATCCAGACGGATTTCGTGTTGATCGGAGAGGAGCGGAGGTTGCCCGCCCCGTTGGAGGTGGCGATTTTTCGTTCCGTGCAGGAAGCGCTGAATAATATATGGAAACATGCGGAAGCTTCTGTTGCCACTGTCAAGCTGGAAACCGACCAGCCGCATGTGATCGTCCACATTCTGGACAATGGAAAAGGGTTTGACATGAATCAGACGCGCGGCAAGCGGGAGCAGGGCCATTATGGGCTGTTGGGGATCCAAGAAAGGATTCAACTGCTTGGGGGGCAGGTGGAGTTCCGGTCAAAAGTCGGTGAGGGAACCAAGGTGATCATTACTCTGCCGATATCAAATCAAGGAGGCAAGTAA
- a CDS encoding response regulator translates to MSPRSPIKVVLADDHTLFRQGLRRIFELEEDFQIIGEATDGKQAILLAATLSPDVILMDINMPEKSGVEATRLVKEANPGVKVLILSIHDDEAYIFEAIRAGANGYLLKDVESEVLVEAVRQVANGTAFIHPQVTTKLLDEFKRLSHKMVEGPVLHNETAAALEQDSWQELLTQREMEILRLMAEGKSNRLIGETLFISEKTVKNHVSSILGKLGVDDRTQAVIMAARRGWVRL, encoded by the coding sequence TTGAGTCCTCGGAGTCCGATCAAGGTCGTTCTTGCAGACGATCACACACTGTTTCGCCAGGGATTGAGGCGGATTTTTGAACTGGAAGAAGATTTTCAAATTATCGGTGAAGCGACCGATGGGAAACAGGCCATTTTGCTGGCTGCCACTTTGTCGCCGGATGTGATCCTGATGGATATCAACATGCCGGAGAAAAGCGGTGTGGAAGCGACCCGGTTGGTGAAAGAAGCGAACCCTGGAGTGAAGGTTCTTATTTTGTCCATTCATGATGACGAAGCATATATTTTTGAAGCGATTCGCGCCGGCGCCAACGGGTATCTGCTGAAGGACGTAGAGTCGGAAGTGTTGGTCGAAGCGGTTCGCCAGGTGGCCAACGGCACCGCCTTTATCCACCCGCAAGTTACCACCAAATTGCTGGACGAATTTAAACGGTTAAGCCACAAAATGGTTGAGGGGCCGGTCTTACATAACGAAACGGCGGCGGCTTTGGAACAAGATTCCTGGCAGGAGCTGCTGACGCAACGGGAGATGGAAATCCTTCGCCTGATGGCGGAAGGGAAGAGCAACCGGTTGATTGGGGAGACGCTCTTCATTTCGGAAAAAACGGTGAAAAATCACGTCTCCTCGATCCTGGGCAAGCTGGGTGTTGATGACCGGACACAAGCGGTCATCATGGCGGCCCGGCGCGGCTGGGTGCGGCTTTGA
- a CDS encoding glycosyltransferase, with the protein MLALLIWTLAAYGFVVGLCKLVRYVYARSSFDRSLTLVLMVCNAEGYVEGIIRLIAYKSFMSRKELRLVVVDTGSQDATCEIVRRMQEKDGRIELIETKNQFDTQIVAEVWSDTGPENPFILFDLRGWRNPRKVVPGLVSIVE; encoded by the coding sequence ATGCTCGCCCTTTTGATTTGGACGCTTGCTGCTTACGGCTTCGTTGTCGGCCTGTGCAAGTTGGTTCGGTATGTGTATGCACGGTCTTCGTTCGACCGAAGTCTTACCTTGGTGCTGATGGTCTGCAACGCGGAAGGTTACGTGGAAGGAATTATTCGCTTGATTGCATACAAATCCTTTATGTCGCGAAAAGAATTGCGCCTGGTGGTGGTTGACACCGGTTCACAGGACGCGACTTGCGAAATCGTTCGCCGCATGCAGGAAAAAGACGGGAGAATCGAACTGATCGAGACGAAAAACCAGTTCGACACGCAGATTGTGGCCGAGGTTTGGTCGGACACCGGGCCGGAGAATCCTTTCATCCTGTTCGATCTGCGCGGATGGCGGAATCCGCGGAAGGTCGTCCCTGGTTTGGTGTCGATTGTCGAATGA
- a CDS encoding phosphatase PAP2 family protein, producing MQRVAEWIRGGDVTTFFWMNHSLRFPLLDRVMPLITHLGGAVWCIGFTLILLVGGGVRWQQTGIHLALSLLISHLIVAVCKKILPRPRPYQVLEDVCTGRKLLRDASFPSGHATAAFCMATVLSVALPACILVFYSLAAAVAVSRVYLGLHYPSDVTIGAALGIGTAWMLV from the coding sequence ATGCAGAGGGTGGCCGAATGGATCCGCGGCGGGGACGTCACGACGTTTTTCTGGATGAATCATTCGTTAAGGTTTCCCTTGCTCGATCGGGTCATGCCGCTGATTACCCACCTTGGGGGAGCCGTCTGGTGCATCGGGTTCACTCTGATTTTGCTTGTCGGAGGGGGTGTGCGCTGGCAGCAGACGGGCATCCATCTGGCGCTGAGTTTGCTAATCAGTCATCTGATCGTTGCCGTTTGCAAAAAAATCTTGCCGAGGCCCAGGCCGTATCAAGTGCTGGAAGATGTCTGCACTGGCCGCAAACTGTTGCGTGATGCATCGTTTCCTTCCGGACACGCGACGGCCGCTTTTTGTATGGCGACCGTTTTATCGGTTGCGCTCCCCGCATGTATCCTTGTTTTTTACAGTTTGGCTGCGGCCGTTGCCGTTTCCCGGGTGTATCTGGGATTGCATTATCCGTCCGATGTCACGATCGGGGCCGCGTTGGGGATCGGCACCGCCTGGATGCTCGTGTAG
- a CDS encoding MGDG synthase family glycosyltransferase, translating into MPHIVLLSESIGTGHERAACAIEEALLSAYPNVHVTRLNLLDTFRPRTAKVTRTLYLETLAHRPGWWGKWYEWQREKRINRFGRFIVYTVLRKDVIAWLRRLAPDAVVCTHPLPACLLAEMKRKGFSIPLCTVLTDFDLHGYWTHPGIDLYCTPVQTVAEALGERLKGSSEVRVTGIPIANSFVERLSGPTPGLFAPAKRVLIMGGGLGIGLLPMVERIIESDGGHEITVISGYNRSLRRELRNRHGNRANLRILGYTRQVAELMATSDLLVTKPGGLTIAEALAMKLPMVLYTPIPGQERRNGQLMSELGVAVTVGTPEEGAEQVRDLLENDSRRQNMRQQMESVRRPFAAAEVAEAVMEKALQHSPRHIPIRMASQR; encoded by the coding sequence ATGCCGCATATCGTATTGTTGTCCGAATCGATTGGAACGGGACATGAAAGGGCTGCGTGCGCCATTGAAGAGGCATTGTTGTCCGCGTATCCGAACGTGCACGTTACGAGACTGAATCTGCTGGATACGTTTCGCCCGCGCACGGCCAAAGTGACCCGCACCCTGTATCTGGAAACTTTGGCGCACCGACCTGGCTGGTGGGGCAAGTGGTATGAGTGGCAACGGGAAAAACGGATCAATCGTTTCGGCCGGTTCATTGTCTACACGGTATTGCGAAAAGATGTCATCGCCTGGCTGCGCCGGCTGGCACCGGATGCCGTCGTATGTACACATCCTTTGCCTGCCTGCTTGCTGGCGGAGATGAAACGAAAAGGGTTTTCCATTCCATTGTGTACCGTGTTGACCGATTTCGATCTGCACGGGTATTGGACGCATCCGGGGATTGACCTGTATTGCACGCCCGTGCAAACGGTCGCGGAAGCACTAGGGGAGCGGCTGAAAGGAAGCAGCGAAGTGCGAGTGACAGGCATCCCGATCGCAAACTCGTTTGTCGAGCGGTTATCGGGGCCGACACCTGGCCTGTTCGCACCTGCCAAACGCGTGTTGATCATGGGGGGCGGACTCGGGATCGGCTTGCTGCCGATGGTGGAACGGATTATCGAGTCGGACGGAGGCCATGAGATTACGGTGATATCCGGATATAACCGGTCGCTTCGCCGGGAGCTGCGAAATCGGCATGGCAATCGGGCCAATCTGAGGATCCTCGGTTATACGCGGCAGGTGGCGGAGCTGATGGCGACGAGCGATCTGCTTGTGACCAAACCGGGAGGTCTGACGATCGCGGAAGCGTTGGCGATGAAGCTGCCGATGGTGCTGTATACGCCGATTCCGGGGCAGGAACGGCGCAACGGGCAATTGATGTCAGAGTTGGGAGTGGCGGTGACGGTCGGGACTCCGGAAGAGGGGGCGGAACAGGTGCGCGATCTGCTAGAAAACGATTCGCGGAGACAAAACATGCGACAGCAAATGGAATCCGTCAGGCGTCCGTTTGCCGCAGCCGAGGTCGCGGAAGCGGTAATGGAGAAAGCTTTGCAGCATTCGCCGCGACACATTCCGATCCGGATGGCATCGCAACGCTGA
- a CDS encoding UDP-glucose dehydrogenase family protein gives MSKMNEQHITTGGMKMRMKIGIVGAGYVGLVSAAVFADWGHDVVCVDHDAEKIGRIRAGDLPVYEPGLADMVERNRQAGRLRFTTDLSRTAGELDLLIIAVGTPAADDGHPDLTALWNVVHSLKQCVKGDLTVAIKSTVPIGTCQAVSRFLNGHPGSRFDVVAAPEFLRQGTAIADFLSPDRVVIGCRTEAAKRKMQQLFAPLACPLLFTDWQSAEMIKYAANAFLAMKISYINTIANLCEQVGADIQQVALGIGLDRRIGPAYLQPGIGFGGSCLPKDTQAIVALGKDYGVDVSLFREVLRVNREQRGRIVQKLADRLGGVQGKTIAVLGLAFKANTNDVREAPALDIITRIVQAGGEVVAYDPAVNMESLKNDFCFTPAADAYQAVTGADAVVILTEWEEFHGLDLQQIRSLMRHPLVIDGRNLYAPHMMKQHGFHYVPVGVPEQEVAEAAATTV, from the coding sequence ATGTCGAAGATGAATGAACAGCACATAACGACGGGCGGGATGAAAATGCGGATGAAAATAGGCATCGTAGGAGCTGGTTATGTCGGTCTGGTGTCGGCGGCAGTGTTTGCCGATTGGGGGCATGACGTCGTGTGCGTCGACCATGACGCGGAGAAAATCGGCCGCATCCGGGCGGGCGATCTGCCTGTATACGAGCCGGGGCTGGCGGACATGGTGGAACGCAACAGACAAGCGGGACGATTGCGGTTCACAACCGATCTGTCGCGGACAGCCGGCGAACTCGACTTGCTGATCATCGCGGTCGGCACACCTGCCGCGGATGATGGACATCCGGACCTGACCGCTCTCTGGAATGTGGTCCATTCGTTGAAACAATGTGTAAAAGGCGATCTGACGGTGGCGATCAAAAGCACCGTGCCGATTGGGACGTGCCAGGCGGTATCCCGTTTTCTGAACGGGCATCCAGGCAGCCGGTTCGATGTTGTAGCCGCCCCCGAATTTTTGCGGCAGGGGACGGCGATCGCCGATTTTCTCTCGCCGGACCGGGTGGTGATCGGCTGCCGGACGGAAGCGGCCAAGCGAAAGATGCAGCAACTGTTCGCACCGCTCGCATGCCCGCTGCTGTTTACGGACTGGCAGAGCGCCGAGATGATCAAATATGCGGCCAACGCGTTTTTGGCGATGAAAATTTCGTATATCAACACGATCGCCAATCTGTGCGAGCAAGTGGGGGCCGATATTCAGCAGGTGGCGCTCGGGATCGGGCTCGACCGCCGGATTGGTCCTGCCTATCTGCAGCCGGGCATCGGCTTTGGCGGCTCCTGCCTGCCGAAGGATACGCAAGCGATCGTGGCGCTTGGGAAGGATTACGGTGTCGATGTGTCGCTATTTCGCGAGGTGCTTCGCGTCAACCGGGAACAGCGCGGACGAATCGTGCAAAAATTGGCGGATCGGCTGGGGGGTGTGCAGGGCAAAACAATCGCCGTGCTGGGATTGGCGTTCAAGGCGAATACAAACGATGTGAGGGAAGCTCCCGCTTTGGACATCATCACCCGGATCGTGCAGGCGGGCGGGGAAGTGGTTGCATATGATCCGGCGGTCAATATGGAATCCTTAAAAAATGATTTTTGCTTTACGCCCGCGGCAGATGCGTATCAGGCGGTAACCGGGGCGGATGCAGTTGTCATCCTGACCGAGTGGGAGGAATTCCACGGGCTCGACCTGCAACAGATCAGAAGTCTGATGCGCCATCCGCTGGTGATTGACGGCCGAAATTTGTATGCTCCGCACATGATGAAACAGCACGGGTTTCACTACGTTCCGGTTGGCGTCCCGGAACAAGAAGTGGCGGAAGCAGCGGCGACAACGGTGTGA
- a CDS encoding patatin-like phospholipase family protein has translation MAKVGLALSGGGITGSAHIGVLHALAEAGIQIDCIAGSSCGAIVAALYGWGYSPSQLIDMVPSINKRFLDYDYKTILLRLLWPRTKLLGLIKGERIHRLIADKTRQARMTDLKMPVSITATDLTRAKQVLFVSRPLARPHDGVDLIHEIPVADAVQASLSIPVAFRPVFYKDRVYIDGGLLDNCPVSAVRALGAEKVIAVDLVFADPVNRPFDSLQSILTRVIHINLAARSASATRQADIVLRPDVRSIGLFDFSKLFHCMECGYEHTRQRIEEIKKALDTPDPHPPVASASRLLPV, from the coding sequence ATGGCAAAAGTGGGGCTTGCGCTGAGCGGTGGCGGCATCACGGGCAGCGCACACATCGGCGTTTTGCATGCGTTGGCAGAAGCGGGCATCCAGATCGACTGCATCGCAGGCAGCAGTTGCGGGGCGATCGTCGCCGCATTGTACGGATGGGGCTATTCTCCGTCGCAGCTGATCGATATGGTTCCTTCCATCAACAAGCGGTTTCTCGATTATGATTACAAAACGATTCTCCTGCGCTTGCTTTGGCCTCGCACCAAGCTGCTGGGCCTGATCAAGGGGGAACGGATTCACCGGCTGATTGCAGACAAGACCCGGCAGGCCCGGATGACCGACTTGAAAATGCCGGTCTCCATCACAGCCACCGATTTAACGCGGGCCAAACAGGTGCTCTTTGTCTCGCGGCCGTTGGCGAGGCCGCACGACGGTGTCGATCTGATTCACGAGATTCCGGTCGCCGACGCCGTTCAGGCGAGCCTTTCGATTCCTGTCGCGTTTCGGCCCGTTTTTTACAAAGACAGGGTGTACATTGACGGCGGCCTGTTGGACAATTGTCCGGTGTCCGCCGTGCGGGCGCTGGGAGCGGAAAAGGTGATTGCGGTTGATCTGGTGTTTGCCGACCCGGTCAATCGACCGTTTGACTCTCTCCAATCGATCCTGACCCGTGTCATCCACATCAACCTGGCTGCCAGATCGGCTTCCGCCACCCGGCAGGCGGACATCGTGCTGCGGCCGGATGTGCGCTCGATCGGCTTGTTCGATTTTTCCAAACTGTTCCACTGCATGGAATGCGGGTACGAACATACCCGTCAACGCATTGAAGAAATAAAAAAAGCGCTTGATACGCCGGATCCGCATCCGCCCGTTGCAAGCGCCTCCCGTTTGCTGCCGGTGTAA